The window CGGTCTGCTGGCGGTCGGCCGAGGTCAGCGCGATCACCTTGCGGCCCAGCCCGTGCAGGCGCAGCCAGCTCATCGGGCCGTACAGGCTGTCCATGTCGACGATGACGTAGTCCGCCTCGTCGCCCTGGACCAGCGTCCAGCGGTGGCCGGTTTCGGCATTGGCGATCTTGAACGCGGCGACGATGTCGGCCTCGGTGTCGCGATCCATCCCGGTGGTGCCCAGCGTCAGCGCCATCGCCGTCCCCGCAGCGGAAGTTCCGGTCGAGTGTTGCCGCGCGGGGCGCGCGCGTCAACGTGGGAGATCACGTGGCGAGCGAGCGCGGATTCTTCGCCGGCAGCTGCGCTCTCAGGAACGCCATCTGGTCGGCCAGGATGTTGCGGTTCGACAGGATCAGGTGCTCCACCCAGCTCGGCCGGTAGGGCACCGCCAGCAGCGGCATGTCGGCCTGCTGCGGGGTGCGGTTGCCCTTGCGCGAGTTGCAGTGGAAGCAGGCGGTGACGACGTTTTCCCAGAGGTCGCGGCCGCCCTTCGACACCGGCTGCACGTGGTCGCGGGTCAGCGTGCCGCGGTGGTACTGGCGGCCGCAGTACAGGCACAGGTGCTGGTCGCGGGCGAACAGCGCCTGGTTGGTGAGCGCGGGCGTCGGGTCGATGGCGCCGGGCCGGGCATGGCCGCGGGCGGCGATGATCGGATGCAGGCGGACGATGCTGCGTTCGCCGCTGAAGCGGTTGGTGCCGCCGCGCACGGTGAGGCAGGGCTCGCCCAGCGTCCACGCCACCGCGTCGCGCGCGTACAGGCAGGTGGCGTCCTGCCAGCTCAGCCAGTCCAGCGCGCGGCCGTGCGCGTCCAGCCCGAGCAGGCGCAGGTTGGGGGCGAAGCCGGCGGGGCCGGGGGAAACGAGGGTGTCCGCGTGCAGGGCAGCGGGGCGGTCGCCGGTATGGGCCGGGCGAAAGGTCGCTCTGTCGGTCTCCATCGGGAAACCAGCTTATACGCCTTCGATGACGGTTTGTGTACTTCGATGGCGTGAAGCAGCAAGCCCGTCATTGCCCGCTTTCGCGGGAATGACGGGTTGAGGCG is drawn from Thermomonas brevis and contains these coding sequences:
- a CDS encoding HNH endonuclease, translated to METDRATFRPAHTGDRPAALHADTLVSPGPAGFAPNLRLLGLDAHGRALDWLSWQDATCLYARDAVAWTLGEPCLTVRGGTNRFSGERSIVRLHPIIAARGHARPGAIDPTPALTNQALFARDQHLCLYCGRQYHRGTLTRDHVQPVSKGGRDLWENVVTACFHCNSRKGNRTPQQADMPLLAVPYRPSWVEHLILSNRNILADQMAFLRAQLPAKNPRSLAT